A part of Mustela erminea isolate mMusErm1 chromosome 9, mMusErm1.Pri, whole genome shotgun sequence genomic DNA contains:
- the LOC116598072 gene encoding olfactory receptor 52A5-like has protein sequence MINLNGTVFMPSVLTLIGIPGLESVQFWIGIPFCAMYITALFGNSLLLVIIRSERSLHEPMYLFLAMLGATDIALSTCILPKMLGIFWFHLPKIYFDACLFQMLLIYTFQCIESGILLAMALDRYVAICDPLRHATIFTHQLLTQIGVGVTLRAALFAAPCLILIKCRLKHYRTTVVSHSYCEHMAIVKLAAEDIRINKIYGLFVAFTILGFDMVFITLSYIQIFLTVFSLPQREARLKAFNTCIAHICVFLEFYLLGFFSFLTHRFGFHILPYIHILLSNLYLLAPPLLNPIVYEVKTKQIRDRVSKIFYSKYLT, from the coding sequence ATGATCAATCTCAATGGCACAGTCTTCATGCCCTCGGTGCTGACACTGATCGGGATCCCTGGATTGGAGTCTGTGCAGTTCTGGATTGGAATTCCTTTCTGTGCCATGTACATCACTGCTCTATTTGGAAATTCCCTGCTCCTGGTCATCATCAGATCTGAACGCAGCCTCCATGAGCCCATGTATCTCTTCCTGGCAATGCTTGGAGCAACGGACATTGCTCTCAGTACCTGCATCTTACCCAAAATGCTAGGAATATTCTGGTTTCATCTGCCAAAAATATACTTTGATGCTTGTCTCTTTCAGATGTTGCTTATCTACACCTTCCAGTGCATCGAATCAGGAATTCTGCTGGCCATGGCCCTAgatcgctatgtggccatctgtgaTCCCCTGAGACATGCAACCATCTTTACCCACCAACTTCTCACTCAGATTGGGGTTGGAGTGACGCTCAGAGCAGCCCTCTTTGCAGCTCCGTGTCTCATCCTCATCAAATGTCGGCTGAAACACTACCGGACCACTGTGGTCTCCCATTCATACTGTGAGCACATGGCCATTGTGAAGTTGGCAGCAGAAGACATTCGAATCAACAAGATCTATGGTCTCTTTGTGGCTTTCACTATACTTGGATTTGACATGGTCTTCATCACACTCTCTTACATCCAAATATTTCTAACTGTCTTCAGTCTTCCTCAAAGGGAAGCTAGGCTCAAAGCCTTCAATACCTGCATTGCCcatatttgtgtcttcctcgagTTTTATCTCCTCggtttcttctccttccttacaCACAGGTTTGGATTCCATATTCTACCCTACATTCATATTCTTCTGTCCAACCTTTATCTGCTTGCCCCTCCTTTGCTCAATCCTATTGTGTATGAGGTGAAGACTAAACAGATTCGAGATCGAGTGTCCAAGATTTTTTACTCTAAATATCTaacttga
- the LOC116599787 gene encoding olfactory receptor 51V1-like: MSASSASIINSSVFILTGFPGLDQYYPWFSIPFSSIYAVVFLGNCLVLHVIRTEQSLHEPMFYFLAMLALTDLCIGLSTVHTVLGVLWGLSQEIGLDACISQTYFVHGLSCTESGVLPAMAFDRFIAICNPLRYTSILTNNRVIHVMVAILMRSALSILPVIIHLKFFHYCRPHILSHSFCLHQDLLRLACSDIRFNSFYALALVIGTLLLDAVLILISYVFILHTVLAIASREERLKSLQTCVSHICAVLVFYIPIIGLTMVHRFGKHLSPSVHVLMGNIYILFPPLMNPIIYSVKTQQIRSRMKKWFSLKMK, encoded by the coding sequence atgtctgcttcttctgcttccatTATCAACTCCTCAGTATTCATTCTCACAGGATTCCCTGGCCTAGACCAGTACTATCCCTGGTTTTCGATTCCCTTCTCCTCCATCTATGCTGTGGTTTTCCTGGGAAACTGCCTGGTGCTGCATGTGATCCGGACAGAGCAGAGCTTGCATGAGCCCATGTTCTACTTCCTGGCCATGCTGGCCCTCACTGACCTGTGCATAGGGCTTTCCACAGTGCACACGGTGCTGGGGGTCCTGTGGGGGCTCAGCCAGGAGATTGGTCTGGATGCCTGCATTTCACAGACTTACTTTGTCCACGGACTTTCCTGCACAGAGTCTGGAGTCCTTCCGGCCATGGCCTTTGATCGCTTCATTGCAATCTGCAATCCCCTACGCTACACATCCATCCTGACCAACAACAGAGTCATTCATGTCATGGTGGCAATTTTGATGAGAAGTGCACTGTCCATTCTTCCTGTCATCATTCACCTGAAGTTCTTCCATTACTGCCGcccccacatcctctcccactctttctgcctgcaCCAGGACCTACTCCGACTTGCCTGCTCTGACATCCGCTTCAATAGCTTCTATGCCCTGGCTCTGGTCATTGGTACCTTGTTGTTGGATGCTGTGCTCATTCTCATCTCCTATGTTTTCATCTTGCATACAGTGCTGGCAATTGCATCCCGGGAGGAGAGGCTCAAGTCCTTGCAGACCTGTGTATCCCACATCTGTGCTGTCCTGGTTTTTTACATCCCCATCATTGGCCTCACCATGGTGCACCGCTTTGGAAAGCATCTCTCACCTTCCGTTCATGTGCTTATGGGCAATATCTATATTCTCTTTCCACCCCTGATGAATCCAATCATCTACAGTGTAAAGACCCAGCAGATCCGAAGCAGGATGAAGAAGTGGTTTTCCCTAAAAATGAAGTAG